The Ostrinia nubilalis chromosome 15, ilOstNubi1.1, whole genome shotgun sequence region ATAATAATGAATAggtacaattattatattaatatcatAATTTATCAAGCGTAGAGTCAGAGTGATGGCTTTTGTATTTGACGTGGCGCTGAAAGGTTAAATGAAAAGAACCTAGAGTTCAAAACTTGATGGCTACCATCTACCACTTTGAACTATCGCTATTGCGGAAATGTTATTGACTCCTTCCTAGTGACGACGACCCCAAGGCATTGCCAACGCGTGTCTAGTTAGAATATTTTGGAAATCATCCAATGTCAACCTTCACCTTCAAAATAGTATTAGTGAGACGACATACAGAGATCTTTTTATGAGAACGAGTCGTTTATGCtcagaatgccaacttctcaaaatgccaaccgctcgcaaaatgacaacttctcagaatgccaacttctcgaaatgCCAACTTCGCGAAATGCtaacttctcaaaatgccaacttctcaaaatgccaacttctcgaaatgacaacttctcataatgacaacttacaattataatgaatgcaagagcagtgaatgctactacaaataataaaaataattaaaaagtccatatatttacaatatctcaatatatttatttgttactatacAATCAATCAATACACTAGGGTCGTATCGCATCAATCTCTCATCTCAAATGTCGATTGAATGACATACTTGTTACAATCATTGTCAAAATCAGATAAACAAAAACCAGGTACGGTCTGTAACAGGCTAAcagcaaaacaattattttactaTATAAATTAACACATTACAAGGGCGATATAGTTTTGACAAGTATAACTTGTGCATTTTTTACAACTACCCTCATAATGTAACATTATTTTCGCCATGCACtaatttatgatttaaattgTACTGTAACCTTACCTTATCTGGTTTTTGTTTATCCGATTTTGACAATGATTGTAACAATTATATAGGTGTATGTCATTCAATCGACATTTGAGATGAGAGATTGAtgcgatacgactctagtgtattgattgattgtatagtaacaaataaagatattgagatattgtaaatatatggactttttaattatttttattatttgtggtaGCATTCACTGCTCCTGCATTCATTATAATTGTAAGTATTCATTATAATTGTAAGTTGtcattatgagaagttgtcattttgagaagttggcatttcgcgaagttggcattttgagaagttggcattctgagaagttgtcattttgcgagcggttggcattttgagaagttggcattctgaGCATAAACGGAACGAGTATGCTAGGCCTGGACTAAAAAGATACAAACAAAATGAATAAATTTGTAGATATATTAACGtaatgaaattaatgaaaactaaactattaattgataaaataggaaaatgtttaaaaatactttattaaacatcttaatgaaatcaaaaataaaatattataaaggcaACAAATACATATTCAAACGTAAATATCACTCTTTCCACATACACTGAACAACATGGCGGACGCGTAAGTTTAGGGAAGGGATGTTTCAGGATggctaataaaacaaataaatgctGATCGCAACAGACTATTCATTTTTATTCAATATTGTAGTACACCATAGGTGCTTATTTACAAGACGATTATTGTTACGTTTAAATTCAATCAGGAATCAATAATATAAGTAGCAAATGAGGGTCGAAACGCCGCGTGCCCGGAAATACGTGATCTCCGCTAAACTTTTCAAAAGAAAATCGTCCGCCATTTTGGAAACAGCAAAACAGAGGCGTGAACTATGAAGAGAAGTCGATCGTCGCGTTAAACGCTCACAGTTACACTAATTAGAATTACAAAGGTACAGGTTCAATTGATTCTGCTATATACGCTTCTCTGCTATGATAACAGACGTGGCATCGTGTGTCTACAGCCTAGGGCTCCAGCTCCAGGGCCACGCCCACCTTGTGTCCGCCGGCGTTGAAGTTCTGGCCGTCGATGGCGGCCGACAGCGTCAGCGTCACGCCTGCAAGTCACGAGATTTTCGTAATCATTATTTGCTCTGTGCTATCGCGAAACAGATAAGCGAATCCGTCCTAGCGGAAACGAAAGATCACGCGTGATTTCTCTTTCTCTGGGATGTGAATTGATTGTGTTCTATTTTCGGTAGGCCTAgcgtgttttatttatttcaacgtCAGATGCGACGTTGattgatgatatttttttaaagatatacaTACATGTGATATTGACATATTTGGATTGATAATAGCAACATGAATCGGCACTTAGAGCCTTATCTAGTTGTTTCTATCCACATAACCACCAAAACATTACAGGGGGGTTCTAAAACTGCAAgggataaataaatataccagCGTTTGTGTTAAACATAGTTGACCAGTAAGTGTAAAATGTATCTATAGTAGTTACTTCTCACATGTACAAGTTCATATTTCTATTAAGTTCAAAATCAGGCAAGCAGATACCAAATATATTTTGCATGTTTCAGATTCAAATGCAGAATTAGTTTACAATGCTGATACAAGCATGTGGGTTTCCTCTTCACATGATAAACCAAATTTGTAGCTTGTTTacacttttaaactaagacttaTTACAATTTTTGAGCGTGAGTGctcattaaaatgtatttttatgcgTGACACACACATGCGGGTCGCTCCTGGCAAGTCTCAGTCGATTGGTAATGAAGTAGGATCGAGGTCTCGTTTTACTTAGGCGCAACTTCTACTTGTATCCGAGCCCGAAAAGCGAGTTTATTAAATGCGGGTGACTTCCAATAAGTCTCAGTTACTTCTCGATAAGTCTCAGTCGACTAGTAAATCTGATAATGACGCAgaatagacaatttgacaccattccccaataattcgaaatcacaacttttctaaaaagacacttcattctggtcttaaaaatttaattaattttaaattacctgtaaattacgatttttggtcgcattgtaattgaataaagtagtttaattgagctgacaaaatagtgacgccacttgcttgtagtgccatacaaaatctatgggagagtttcgttttgacagtcttaaaaagtacgtcaattgattggtggtgtcaacatgtctacgAAGGCGGGGTCTCACCTGGGCGCAGCTTCTGCTGGTAGCCGAGGCCGATGAGCGACTTGTTGTTGACCTTGGCGTGCAGCGAGGCGTCCTGGTCGAGCGCGTACTTGGCGCCGACGCCGAACAGCGTGTCGGCGGAGCCCGACGTCCACTTCATGCTGACGCCGCAGTCCAGCTTGTCCGACACCTTCTGGTAGATGGAACCGCCGAAGTCCTTGCCGTTGTCACTGGatcaaacatttttcatttagaGCTTAACTCCTTttcttacaataaaaatatttgacataGTATACATTGAAATTTAGTGTTAGGACATATTAAAAATTTAGTTATTTGGCACTGAGTTATTTGGTCTGTACAGATTGTTGGACAAAACAATCATAAAACCTTTTAATTACAGTCTTAGATTGATAGTGTTATGAGTAAGAAAGAGAGAGCCGATATATCGAAGATATGCTAGTTGAATCTAAATGACTGgcaaaacaaacaatagaaaTATTTGTAGACAAAAATTAATATGGGATAAGAATGAATTGAGTGAAATACTAATTATGATGCCATtagtttttgtttcaaaaagtaAACAATGCTTAAATGCAAATTAGGTGTGAAGAATATAACATACatcaacataaaaaataaatgagcaTTTAACATTATAATAATCAACAACTGCCATCCATAATGATGTATGAACAAAAGTAACTAGTAAATTGAATCCAATGTCACACAAGACTAGACATAACTGGCTTACATTAGCAGAGAGGACAAGTGGCATCCTTGCAAATCTCAACTAGGCTTATGTAATCCTATAAAATCAATATCACCGGGCTGCACTTGAATATTTCATGACTGAGTGGTTTTATGTGGCATTGTGTGTATATCGGTACTCACACATTGGTGTGGAGGGCGAAGTCGTTGGTCTGGTAGCCAAGAGCGAAGTTGTTCTTGGCGAACTTGGCCTTCTGTGAGTCGAACTGTGTGACGGCTCCCGCGAGCCAGCCCTGGTACGACAGCACGGCCGCCACGTCGACGATGGGCCCGGCCAAGTCCAGGTCCAAGTTTGTGTTCACAGCTACTGTGTCATTGGCGTATGAGGTCTTCAACTTGCCAGTCTTGCTCCTAAAAATTAACATATTCATAAAAACATGTTGTTTTGTAGATGTTTTGataaaagtcaaagtcaaagtcaaagtcaaaatttctttatttgtttagactaataaatagttcttacaaatcgtcattttgctcttaaggagcctctacatgtctcataatctttttaccctaccagcgcttcgagaccaacatttggcaagtgctgagaagaagcgccgcaacaaactcagtcaccactgtctgccggttaatataaataaatactataaatagtagtagtaggtacattcgattcaggagcagttcactgaatttaccaaaACGAGTAATGAGTAATCTGTCAGAAATAGATTTTTATGGTAATGTAAATAATTCTTGCCGGACTCACCCAGTCTGTGGTGCGAAGGTTCCTTCCAGGGTAACCTTGAGGCCAGCGGCGATCTTGTCTTGGATTGTGATGTCGGTGGCGAGTGTGTTGTCAGTGTTCCACCTTTCTGTGAACGTTAGGCCGTAGTCTTTCACGGCATACTTTGAGGAAAGGCTGCCAAACACCTGTCATTACAATTGCAAATAAATTTAATGGTACACAGGTGTGCAAAGATAAATCTGATTCATACATCAAAGAAATAttcaaaactagcggccgcccgcgacttcgtacgcgtggatcccgttttacccccttcatctatcttacgcggtttagattttttcatacaaatgttttttcccactaactcccgttcccgtgggaattttgcaatatcctgttgtaactaagcttcaagtttactaaggtacctgcaagccaaatttcaagcgtataacttaagcggtttagatttttcatacaaaaggattttcccgctaattcctgttcccgtgggaattcctaagtatactataacctgcccaggagtatgaagaataattgtaccaagtttcgttaaaatccgtcgagtagtttttgattctataaggaacatacaggcggacagacagacagacaaaaatttaactgattgcatttttggcatcagtatcgatcactaatcaccccctgatagttattttgaaaatatatttcatgtacagaattgacctctctacagatttattataagtatagataagagATCTTAAGATAAGTCTGACATGCATATTTGATTTTAGTATAACTAAAAGAGTAAGAAATACGAAAGGTTAACTTTCATACTGAAAAtataatgaaatatttgttCGATCCAATTATCcagtatttatttaggaaattaattaattcttaaGTTTATTACTTCTGGATTTTACATgtattgataaaataatttaatataagtGAGTTCATGGGATCTTACCTTTCCGCTCTCCTGGTTGGAGGTGATACTGCTGGTGAACTCAACTCCAGACTCGCTCTTAGTCTTCAGGTCAAGTTTGAATACACCAAAGTGGTAGCCCTTGCCAAACACATCGTTGGCCTTCTTTCCGAGATCAGCATAGTATGGGGGAGCCATTTTCTGCaaaca contains the following coding sequences:
- the LOC135079006 gene encoding voltage-dependent anion-selective channel-like isoform X2, whose translation is MAPPYYADLGKKANDVFGKGYHFGVFKLDLKTKSESGVEFTSSITSNQESGKVFGSLSSKYAVKDYGLTFTERWNTDNTLATDITIQDKIAAGLKVTLEGTFAPQTGSKTGKLKTSYANDTVAVNTNLDLDLAGPIVDVAAVLSYQGWLAGAVTQFDSQKAKFAKNNFALGYQTNDFALHTNVDNGKDFGGSIYQKVSDKLDCGVSMKWTSGSADTLFGVGAKYALDQDASLHAKVNNKSLIGLGYQQKLRPGVTLTLSAAIDGQNFNAGGHKVGVALELEP
- the LOC135079006 gene encoding voltage-dependent anion-selective channel-like isoform X1 produces the protein MNHTKMAPPYYADLGKKANDVFGKGYHFGVFKLDLKTKSESGVEFTSSITSNQESGKVFGSLSSKYAVKDYGLTFTERWNTDNTLATDITIQDKIAAGLKVTLEGTFAPQTGSKTGKLKTSYANDTVAVNTNLDLDLAGPIVDVAAVLSYQGWLAGAVTQFDSQKAKFAKNNFALGYQTNDFALHTNVDNGKDFGGSIYQKVSDKLDCGVSMKWTSGSADTLFGVGAKYALDQDASLHAKVNNKSLIGLGYQQKLRPGVTLTLSAAIDGQNFNAGGHKVGVALELEP